In Raphanus sativus cultivar WK10039 chromosome 5, ASM80110v3, whole genome shotgun sequence, the following proteins share a genomic window:
- the LOC108861638 gene encoding 40S ribosomal protein S5-1, with protein sequence MAATVEIDAEIQQQLTNEVKLFNRWTYDDVSVTDISLVDYIGVQAAKHATFVPHTAGRYSVKRFRKAQCPIVERLTNSLMMHGRNNGKKLMAVRIIKHAMEIIHLLTDANPIQVIIDAIVNSGPREDATRIGSAGVVRRQAVDISPLRRVNQAIFLLTTGAREAAFRNIKTIAECLADELINAAKGSSNSYAIKKKDEIERVAKANR encoded by the exons ATGGCCGCCACCGTAGAAATCGACGCCGAGATTCAGCAGCAGCTTACCAACGAGGTCAAGCTCTTCAACCGCTGGACCTACGACGACGTTTCG GTGACAGACATCAGTCTTGTTGACTACATCGGAGTCCAGGCAGCTAAACACGCCACCTTCGTCCCCCACACCGCCGGAAGATACTCTGTCAAGAGATTCAGGAAGGCTCAGTGCCCCATCGTTGAGAGGCTCACGAACTCTCTCATGATGCACGGAAGAAACAACGGAAAGAAATTGATGGCGGTGAGAATCATCAAGCACGCCATGGAGATCATCCACCTCTTGACCGACGCCAACCCTATCCAGGTCATCATCGATGCCATTGTCAACAG TGGTCCACGTGAAGATGCCACAAGAATTGGATCTGCTGGTGTTGTGAGGAGACAAGCGGTTGATATCTCCCCTCTGAGACGTGTGAACCAAGCTATCTTCTTGCTTACCACCGGTGCTCGTGAGGCTGCTTTCAGAAACATCAAGACAATTGCCGAGTGCCTTGCTGATGAATTGATCAACGCTGCCAAGGGCTCCTCCAACAG
- the LOC108861640 gene encoding homogentisate solanesyltransferase, chloroplastic, which produces MELSISQPPSLRFSSVSPRFLAASHHHHRPSVHLAGKLLSRSQDVGFTSLSSSCMRSKFVSTNYRKISIRACSQVGAAGSDPVLDRIARFQNACWRFLRPHTIRGTALGSTALVARALIENSHLIKWSLVLKALSGLLALICGNGYIVGINQIYDIGIDKVNKPYLPIAAGDLSVQSAWLLVIFFAVAGLTVVGFNFGPFITCLYSLGLFLGTIYSVPPFRMKRFPVAAFLIIATVRGFLLNFGVYHATRAALGLSFQWSAPVAFITSFVTLFALVIAITKDLPDVEGDRKFQISTLATKLGVRNIAFLGSGLLLVNYISAVSLAFYMPQVFRGSLMIPAHMILASCLIFQTWVLEKANYTKEAIAGYYRFIWNLFYAEYLLFPFF; this is translated from the exons ATGGAGCTCTCAATCTCTCAACCACCTTCTCTTCGGTTCTCGTCTGTATCACCTCGTTTCTTAGCAGCTTCTCATCATCACCATCGGCCTTCTGTGCATTTAGCTGGGAAGCTTCTAAGCCGGTCCCAAGATGTTGGCTTCACGAGCTTATCAAGTTCATGTATGCGGTCCAAATTTGTTTCAACTAACTACAGAAAAATCTCGATCAGG GCATGTTCTCAGGTAGGTGCTGCTGGTTCCGATCCAGTTCTTGATAGAATCGCGCGTTTCCAGAACGCTTGCTGGAGATTTCTTAGGCCGCATACCATCCGTGGAACGGCTTTAGGATCCAC TGCCTTGGTAGCAAGAGCTTTGATAGAGAACAGTCATCTGATTAAATGGAGCCTGGTACTCAAGGCGCTCTCAGGTCTTCTTGCGCTTATATGTGGAAACGGTTATATAGTTGGCATCAATCAGATCTACGACATTGGTATTGACAA AGTGAACAAGCCGTACTTGCCAATAGCAGCAGGAGATCTCTCAGTGCAGTCGGCTTGGCTGTTGGTGATATTTTTCGCTGTTGCAGGGCTAACGGTTGTTGGATTCAACTTTGGTCCGTTCATTACATGCCTATACTCTCTTGGTCTTTTTCTGGGGACCATCTATTCTGTTCCACCATTTAGAATGAAGAGATTTCCAGTTGCAGCGTTTCTTATTATTGCCACG GTACGAGGTTTCCTTCTTAATTTTGGTGTGTATCATGCTACTAGAGCTGCCCTTGGACTTTCGTTTCAGTGGAG TGCACCTGTGGCTTTCATAACGTCATTTGTGACATTGTTTGCACTGGTCATTGCTATCACAAAAGATCTTCCTGATGTTGAAGGAGATCGCAA GTTCCAAATATCAACTCTAGCAACAAAGCTTGGAGTGAGGAACATTGCATTCCTCGGTTCCGGACTTCTGCTAGTTAACTATATTTCTGCCGTATCACTAGCTTTCTACATGCCTCAG GTTTTTAGAGGTAGCTTGATGATTCCTGCACATATGATCTTGGCTTCATGCTTGATTTTCCAG ACATGGGTGCTAGAAAAAGCAAACTACACAAAG GAAGCTATTGCAGGATATTACCGATTTATATGGAATCTCTTCTATGCAGAGTACCTGTTATTCCCCTTCTTCTAG
- the LOC108858004 gene encoding glycerol-3-phosphate acyltransferase 5-like, producing MPRVMVERFAKQYLIAEEVIGTELIVNRFGFVTGLIQETDIDATAFIRVASLFVDQKPHLGLGRPPVSTTFISLCEEQIHEPVQRNQRVEVQPPKPVIFHDGGLMKRPTPATAVIILLWLPFGIILAVIRILGAFIFPLWLMPYVITLSFCRVTVKGKPPRTKAGNAGGVLFVCNHRTMIDPLVIAYALGRRIPAVLISDLSRFYNILSPVPIVRFTRNRDVDAVIMKRELSKGDLVVCPEGSICHQPFVLRFSAMFAELTDRIVPVAVNCRFGFFQRPLRSWNGLYLFFLFMNPTIEYEITFLDQLPLEATCSSGKSPYDVANHVQRILAETLGFECTQLGRKAKYTVLT from the exons ATGCCTCGAGTCATGGTCGAGAGGTTCGCTAAGCAGTATCTTATTGCCGAAGAGGTCATCGGTACAGAGCTAATCGTGAACCGATTCGGTTTTGTTACCGGTTTGATTCAGGAAACTGATATAGATGCAACTGCTTTCATCCGTGTCGCTAGCTTGTTTGTTGACCAGAAGCCTCATCTAGGTCTTGGAAGACCACCGGTTTCTACAACATTCATATCATTATGTGAG GAGCAAATTCATGAACCGGTTCAGCGGAACCAACGAGTTGAGGTGCAGCCGCCTAAACCGGTGATCTTCCACGATGGAGGCCTTATGAAACGACCAACACCGGCCACGGCTGTCATCATCCTACTCTGGTTACCATTTGGAATCATTCTCGCCGTTATACGGATCCTTGGTGCGTTCATTTTCCCATTGTGGCTCATGCCTTACGTCATTACCTTATCATTCTGCCGAGTCACCGTGAAGGGCAAGCCTCCGCGTACTAAGGCTGGAAACGCTGGTGGCGTACTCTTTGTATGTAACCACAGAACTATGATAGATCCGCTTGTGATAGCTTATGCCCTCGGACGTAGAATCCCTGCCGTTCTAATATCCGACCTCTCGcggttttataatattttgagtCCGGTCCCTATCGTACGGTTCACCAGAAACCGTGATGTCGATGCGGTAATAATGAAGAGGGAGCTTTCCAAAGGAGATCTAGTGGTCTGTCCCGAAGGATCCATTTGTCATCAACCCTTCGTGCTAAG GTTTAGCGCGATGTTCGCGGAGTTAACAGACAGGATCGTGCCCGTGGCGGTTAATTGTAGATTTGGATTCTTCCAAAGGCCTCTAAGAAGTTGGAATGGTCTCTACTTGTTCTTCTTATTCATGAACCCGACAATCGAGTACGAGATTACGTTCCTTGACCAGCTTCCATTGGAGGCCACTTGTTCATCCGGCAAAAGCCCGTACGACGTTGCTAACCATGTTCAGAGAATCTTGGCAGAGACGTTAGGGTTCGAGTGCACTCAACTCGGGAGAAAGGCTAAGTACACTGTTCTCACTTGA